Within the Pangasianodon hypophthalmus isolate fPanHyp1 chromosome 19, fPanHyp1.pri, whole genome shotgun sequence genome, the region GAGTAAATTCAAGTCTTTACAATGTTTAACACAGACAAGATAATTAATTTGGGTGATTATACATGAGTGCTCCACCTCAATTTTAACCAAATCAGACTTttatcaaaaaaataataataataataataataaataaataaataactggctttgttttgttttcatattttaagagAGGcaagcagtaataataataataataataataataataataataataagtaggaAAAGGCTATGAAAAATAAGTAGgctgctataataataataataataataataataataataataataataataagtaggaaaagaataagaaaaataagtaggatgctataataataataataataataataataataacctgaaGTATTAATGACAATACGTCTTTGAtcatcaaacattttattaacttAACGTCCTTAATTAATTCAAACATATGTCCACTATTCATCGCACTCTAAAAGCCCAACGATTTACACCAAAAACGACCGGACTTGAAATAAGCAAGCAAATCAACGTTTCTATTAGAGCCACGAATTTTAATACTTAAAcatcttagaaaaaaatgtcGACTCAACATGAAGTCCTTctgaaagcaaacaaaaagGTGGTTGTTTTGCGTTGTTCATATTTCTCCGATGTATCCGATTTCCCTTAATGTAATCTGAACACGGACAggaggatctctctctctctttctctctctatctattcCCCCGAATCTCTTCGTGTATTTCACACTTggttatggaaaaaaaaaaaagaaagaaaaaaagataaatacatttttaaagatagaGCATTCCGTTTATCTCTGGCTGTTTTGACAGCCATCCAATAACAACAGAAACATAGCCTGTAATACGTTAAGGCAGGCACCGATGTGCTTGTTTGTCTTGATGATTGTCTGTCTCCAATTCCTTCgttaatgtgttaatttctGCGTGGTGATCCCGCGGGGAGGCTCGCGCCGCGGCGTTAGATGTCACATTCGCTGTCACTCGACGTGATGGAGATGGCGGAAGCAGCAGCTTGGCTTGACAGACCGGCTTCCGGGCTGGACGCGTTACCGAGCCGGTCCGCGGCGCCGTCCTCCGCCGTAACCGAGCCGTTAGTCAACACCTGCTGTTGTAACCTTTTCAGGGGGAATAATAAAGGTTTAGACCTGTGTCAATACGCGCGGGAAACtcttttgaaaaaataaataaataaataaataaaataataataataataaactgtgcaGCCTGTAGGACATGCTTCAGTTTCCCAGAGGTCGGTAGTTTTAGTTTTAAGCATGTTTGTGAGAGGACAAGCTGATGCAGAATGATGTAAGACAAAGTAAACCGTCATGCACTAGCAGGATGCCCCGGAAGAACTCAGTGTATCAGCGCGCGAGCATCAGACAAATTTCAGCAGCACgagctttttttaatttttttatttatttctttattttcaacgTTTGTATGCTATTATGGGATTGTATGCTGTCATGggataaacattttaaaacgtTTATCAGTCGAATGTTGAATTCAACTGATTTCAGATGAATTCAgttgaatatatataaaatataaacatataatacatatatattgcATTAAGCTTCTGCATTTCTGCCTGCATTATTAAGCTCCAAAAGATTCAGCAACTGGACTCATTTGGAACAAAGAAAGCAATACAAgcataacacaaaacaaaacaaacgcGTAGCACCTCATTAAGATGAATCTCTATGTAATGATCAAAACCATAAACAGACTACAGCGAGGAGGCAGTAATCAAATAATAACTGGGCTTATGATTTGGATGGACTAGTGCATAAGATGTGTGCTGTCCATGTGTTTCTGTTGTGGCCTTTTCTATTTTTGTGGCAGTGAAACGACAGGCTCTGAAAATACTGCACTAGGCTGATGTGCTGGAAATATTACAAGGCTAAACTTTTTTCATGCTATCACTCATGTTGTCAGgttattaaataatgtttattttattttaaatagcctAAACATTGTCTTTAGTTTATAACAGCACAAGTCCTAGTGTTAGCTGATATGACAGTTTTTaaagtatgtaaaaaaaaaaagagggtttcaataataataataataataataataataataataataatggtgatgatgatgatatagtCATAGGCAATCATGTCAAATGTGTACCTGGATGGGCTTAAGCTATTTTATTGAGTAATATGTGTGCACAGGAGGCATGTGTTATTTATTGGGAGTTGAAGAACACACCTGTTCTTCGCGGCTGCTGCTCTGTCCCTTTGTCTTCGGTTTTTAAACCAGTTGCCCACTTGAGTAGGAGTAAGTCCTGTGGCTTGTGCAAGCTCCCTCTTTTTGCTCGGGTTCGGATAAGGGTCCTGCAGATACCATTCCCTCAGCAAATGTCTGGTCCTTTCTTTGAAGCAGTGCGTCTTTTGTTCTCCGTCCCAAATAGTTTTGGGCAGTGGAAACTTCTTCCGCACCCTGTATTTATCTACCGGCCCTAGCGGGCGGCCCCGGAGCTTTTCCGCCTCCCGGTAGTGCGACTCGAGCCACAGAGCTTGCAGTTTGGAATGCGAGTCTTTGGTGAATTTGTGGTTCTCCAGGATGTGGTAAAGCTCGCGGAAGTTGCCGGTGTGGAAGGCCACGATGGCGCGCGCTCGCAGCACCGACTCGTTCCGGTTTAGCACCTCGCAGGCGGCGGGCGCCACAGGCAGCGACCACAGGAACCGACCGAGGCGCTCGATGTCGCCGCTTTCCTCCAGAGTCTCACACACCCCCGCTACCTGCTGGGGGCTGAAATTCAGCATTGGCAACTGAAACATGAAGGCTGCACTTTTTCCCCGCCTCGAGGTGCTCCGTCTCGCGTGCTCGCGCACACTTGTGTCGCGTTATGGTGCCTCttcgtctctctccctctccaacGCAGACAGGCAGAAACGCAATGGCGGAGAGAGGAGACGAGCCGTTAGAGGATgctgagatgagagagatggatggtGCCACACTTGGCCGACTGTCTCAGCCTCGGAAGGCGATATGGAGAGCTGGAGTGAGCGAGAATATAGCGCAGCAGCGGCGATATTTTTGAGGAGGGGGAAAAGACGCCCTGTCCTTGTCTGATTTTCTATTGGACCTGGCAGATTGATTGCGTAGTTGCCATGAATTCCTGTCAATCACTGTCAAGCTGTGCCAATCACGTGGAATGGGGTGCAAATAGATTTCAGCACCTTTCAGCACCTCCCTGTGCGTTTTCGCATTCCTGGCCAGTCtttattttgtgtgcatgtcTTCATTGTGTTTTGGTGTAGACTCTAAAATGTTTCATAGCTTCTGGACAGAATATTGGAGAGCACTGTCTGCGGTGTAAAATCTTGTTTAATCCACAGAACAGCCTGTCTGTCAGAAGCAGATCTCAGCTGTCACACATGGTCTTTCTCATGACGCGGCCCAATACACATGTGAGACGACAGAGAGACTGTCCTTTTGCAGTTCACATCTGATCCGTGGGTAGAAACCACGTCCGAAACGCTCGGACAAGGCAGAGGCTGTGAGATTAAAATGACAGAGCAGAATAAACCAGTTCGTCTTTCTGGGTTGTGAACTGTGCAAAGCAGCGGTCATACATGAACTGGAATGACGTCAGATTGAGGATGTAGGAGGACAAATTATGGTGCACTCAATTATGTATTAAACAAAAGGGACAGCAAGGAAGGTCGACAGTCAAGTGCAAAACTCATTGATCAGACAGATTTACAGCACACAGGATACAGCGTGAAATACAGTTTACAGCCTGGCATCTACTCATCATTTACACCAGTCATAAACTGATCATCTAGGCCTAATAGACCAGAACCTACACTACTGGCAATTACATTCACTTCGTTTTGGTTTAGACTGTTAGGGATATGTATAAGAATATCCATATTCCATACAGGCCTAGTTCATGGAGCTACTGTGCAGAAGTGTGTGCAGAATGGTGTAGCAGTTCTGTTAGATGATAGTGATAGATAATTGTGTTCTGTGAAATGATAGTGATAGATCATGGTGTTAAATGATAGTGATAGATAATTGTGTTCTGTGAAATGATAGTGATAGATCATGGTGTTAGATGATAGTGATAGATATAATGTTCCGTTAGATGATGGTGATAGATCATGGTGTTAAATGATAGTGATAGATCATGGTGTTATTGATAGATATAATGTTCTGTCAGATGATGGTGATAGATAATGGTGTTATTGATAGATATAATGTTCTGTCAGATGATGGTGATAGATAATGGTGTTAGTGATAGATATAATGCTCTGTTAGATGATAGTGATAGATATTGGTGTTAGTGATAGATATAATGTTCTGTTAGATGATAGAGATAGATCATGGTGTTAAATGATAGTGATAGATATTGGTGTTAGTGATAGATATAATGTTCTGTTAAATGATAGTGATAGATCATGGTGTTCTGTTAGATGATAGTGATGGATCATGGTGTTAGATGATAGTGATAGATATTGGTGTTCTGTTAGATGATAGTGATGGATCATGGTGTTAGATGATGGTGATAGATCATGGTGTTAGATGATGGTGATAGATCATGGTGTTAGATGATAGTGATAGATCATGGTGTTAGATGATAGTGATGGATCATGGTGTTAGATGATAGTGATAGATCATGGTGTTCTGTTAGATGATAGAACGATccacaatatgaaaatattgtCAGGCCCAGCTCGTCGTGTGAGAATGCCGTAAAACGGGTGGACAGGCGCAGTTTAGTGTCAGCCACAGTTCGCTTTGTGGTCGGGATGAGACGGTAAGGAAGACGGAGGATAGATAGCGCAGATGGTTTGAAGTGTCGGGTCAGATTATTTCACGGCTGCCTGCAGTAGAAAGTTCATTCTAACGGAAAGCCCCTGATACTGTGTGCGCAGATCCACAGAGTTCAGCTGAAGAAAGCCCCCTGGCCCTTTCTGCATGAGGAATGAGCCGGAAGTGGAGCCACTGTCTCAACCGAATAATGAGCAAATTTATGATCATTCTTAGGGTTATATTCATTACAGTTTGTGCAGATACATAGTTACATATTATATAGGCACAattacaacagcaacaacaactactactactactactactactactaataataataataatcatcatcatcatcatcatcatattattattattattattattattattattattataaaagtggctttgtaataatataatataatcgtattattataaagtattactattatgtttatttagaatgacattattattattattattattattattattataggaagaaggagaaagggaAGAAAAGACTCTTGGTCCTGAGACTGTATAAACTACTATGGTCGGATACACTACCAGCATACATAAATCCTATGgacaataatttatttattttcccaggaaaatgtaatattttatatttattgtcttCAACACGTGACAAGATTATGGTTTTGTTACAGGAACACAGACAGCCCACCAAGACGAAGTGTAATCGAAATGAAACTGGGCCAGTGCCTTGATAAATAATAGATTAAAGTGCATCCCCAGTCTACAGACTAAACCTAGACTGTGGGACTGAAGAAAACGTTaactgagagagtgtatgtaGTGCTTTAGCTTTCAAACATTTAAAGGCGCCATAATATTTGATATGATGTCTGATGTACATGTGAAATAGCCATTGTGTCACTCGTAAGGACAGCAGCATAAAAGCGAAGCAGGCttgtaataaaatgattagGCTATTGTGGTCCATCCCTCCACCATAATTTCAACAACAGCTAATCAAATACTATTTTTGCACAGATTTGTTTCGGTCATTGGGGCTTTTTAATCGCCCAGCGCGAACACAGAGCTCATCCGTTAATCATAACCAAATACTCAAACGCCAATGAAATAATTCTAGCCTTAGAATAATTGACAATGTCTCGAGAGCGATTATTTTGTCATTGTCATAAGCTTTGTGCTCTCGGGGGACCAACTACCCAAAGCCCAAGGTCACTCATTAGAGTAGAACTAATGCGCGAATGTGCTTTGCAAACAATTTAACACTTAAAACTGAACTTTTCAATTTATCCTACACGCAGAGTAGGCTTCgaacaaaaaaacagagctaaaaataaaatatcaaattcatttaaaagtgGCACTGCTGATCTATAATTAGGGCTTGGTAAAAATTAGTAGAAAACCTTAGATGCTTTAGATAGCTGCAGTGTAGAGACTTAGAGGCCAGAAAATAAGCAGGGAGTAATTTCATGttatgtcattcattcattcattcattcattcattcattcagtaagcactttatcctgggcagggttgcagtggatccctGGATGGGGTCACCACATCATCACTGAATATATCAACACCACATTTTTATGGAGTCATTGTCTCATTTAGCTTTCCTCTTATTTTCCATGATGAATAATGTGTTAGAGTAGGCTACTGTAAATAATAGCACACAACCAACCCTCCAAAGTCATAAATTCTACTCAGATTTTCTTCTCTAGGCCTACCAAGTGCCTACCTTTCCAAACACAGGCATGTCAGTCTACTGAGCATTAAAGCATCAtttgtgagatttttttccccattcattTGTGCTTGAGAATCACTTCCTGGCTTCAAGCTAAACCCTTTTTTCCTAGacagttaaaaatattacagcCATAAAGTCACAACTCAAAGATAGTTCATTCCTGTTTACCACAATAGTTTTATCATTTAAAGTGATGCGTGTTAATTATCTAGCAGGCTAGGTGTTACAGTGATATATGAATAATTTCATATGTCTACTACGACTTGGGCTGATTTTGCATTCTGCTCCATTTAatgcaaaaacatgttttgttgTGTATTCCCACAATTCATTTCAAGAGCAGCAAACCAAGTGATCCCATTGGTTTACCTTCTGACTACTGAAAATAGTGACATTGCTGTAAACAGGTTATAGATGATGACAATGGCTGTGTCAGTAGAAAATGTGTGCATAAAAAGGGTTagcagttttaaatatttattgtgaaACCTGGGCAGGTGTCTAAAgcagttagtgaagatgaatgaatgaatgaatgaaagtcaGTGCTTCCATGTGAAAttagactattattattattattattattattattattattattattattatgcatttttttaatacttttatataaaagtataaaagttaTTCCTAGGCCATATTATACAAAGACTACAAATGTCCACATTCATCATTTGTTCCCAACACAGTAAGAATTTACAAGCAGCTCCTGAATATAGAACCAGCTGCAACACTGACctgttaaagtaaatgaatgtGGACTGTAGCAGGTCAAAGggttgtttattatttagtttaaacttaaaaaaagcataattttcacattttcctgAACACATGCATACCTAAGCCTTAACTTGCACAGCTGTTGGTTTTTGCAGATGACCATAATCACTTTCTTATATAGTAGCAGTCACAGTCTGAAGCAGcaccctgcaaaaaaaaaaaaaaagcataaaataaacaataaacaaattaaataaaaatttccaCCAAGCAATATGAGCAACTACATACCTTTCTAATCACCAAAAATCATTAATGCTATTTTCTCTGAAACCCACATCTGGCAAAATTATTAACACCTCTAAAGACTATTTAAATACATGTGAACAAACTGTCATTTTTgcaatcacatttttaaaaaatactgtctTCACAAACTCTGTTGATACTGTTTTTGCTGTTGACCAAGCAAGAGCTTTCATACATGTAAAAACAGACAGATGGCCATTAACATGCACAACAgaggtaatggatataaaaaaaaaatctataaacatttaaaaattaccaTTAAGAGCAATCTGAGTCATAATAAAGTTTCAAAGGTCTGCAACATTTGAAATTTTACcaggaaataaatacataaccTCCCTGCCAAAACCTTCCCATGCACAGTAGAAGGCACAGAAGAACCAAAAGATGACAGTTTCAGAATTGCACAGTTTAATAGATTTTTGCCATTACAATTGTTGGTCAACACTTCCATTATAACAAACAGTTTAAAAGGGTTGCACAAAAGAAGCCGTTTCTGAATGCATACCACAAATTGCATAGCGTGAACTTCAGCAAGGGTCATTGGAATCGTGGTCAGATGAGAACAAAGTTGGATATTGTGCCTGAGCACACTATCAGTGTGTTTGGAAAAAATGTGGACTGCATTCAAGAAAAAGTGTTTGATACCAAGGGTAAAATATGAAGGTGAATGACGATGATTTGAGGCTGTTTTTTCACTAGTGGTACAGGAGCTCTTGTAAAGACGGAAAACAAACTTGGTGAATTATCACCAAGTACCAGGATATCGTAACCCATGGGTGCAAGGAGGTTCAAATTTGATTATATATGGATCTTTCAACATGatattacacaaaacacacatccaAATCTGCACATAAATGATTAGAGGAACCCTACTGAAGCATATTCTGCATGAACGAGTGGTCTAAAATTACTTTATAAGTGTTCTCCAACCCTCTTAGGTAATATAGGTAGAAGCTTAAAAATGTTGTCTCCAGGGATGGtttttataaattatgtatGATAGGTGTGCTGATTATTTTGAAAGAAGTTTTGCAGAAACCTAAATCTTACAGTATGTTggatttttgttgttattgttgttaaaaaattattatggaGTCAGAGGGACAAAAATAACATTCTATAGTatgatgaatattaaaattgttGAGCTGCTGTTTCATGCATGGTGGCATGAAAAATGTCCGACTACACTGTGACAGATAGGGCCAGCAGATTATGAGAGGGAGAAGGATTCAGACATGATAGAGTTTTAGATTTATTCAGTCAGCCGATTCATAATGGAGTTTGTATCAGAACCCAGCTGAGAAGTTGACGAGCTTGAGAACTCAAGATATAAGGCTAGTGAGTAGTGGGAGGTGTTTGTGTGCctctctgtatttttgtataataaacTCGGTTACATCAGCTGAGAGCGAGCGATTCAAGACCTATGATGTGGGTTTTAGCTAGTGTGCTTACACAATCCGGGTGAAGATTTTTTGATGGGCTGAGGAACAAAATACACAGGGAACACAGatctagttttaaaaaaatgagaatgaccagacattataattttttctctataatatattttagctagctaacaagaaGAAGTGGATTAGTGGCAGAAAGGTGCAGAGCCTCCAAATCTACCAAATGTTCTCTTGTAAGTAGCTTGCAATAGTATTTTTCTACCAGATTGGGtgaaattccaaaatcttacatcctttagctttaaaataaaataagtggcccatccacctcaaggttcgatgttttgtgcatactgaaatgcttttctgctcaccacaattgtaaagagtgattatttgattcTCTATAtctttcctggcagctcaaaccaatctggccaatttcctctgacctctcttatcaacaaggcatttccacccacacaaCTGTCAcgcaaatgttttttgttttgtgcccAATTCTGtggaaactctagagactgttgtgtgtgaaattcccaggagatcagcagtttctgaaatactcaaaccaggctttctgataccaacatccatgccatggttaaagtcacagtgatcacacttttccccttgctgatggttgatgtgcacattaactgaagctcgtGTCCTGtgtctacatgattttatgcattgggctgctgccacatgattggctgattagataactgcatgaatgtgcaggtgtacaggtgttcctaataaagtggccagtgagtgtatgtatgtacgtatatTGACGTTTGGACAATTATGACATTaccataaaacaaatataatgcCATTAATCCTATTTCATAATATATTTACTATTTTCAAGCTTGTGAAGATCTTAATTATTAGATAAAATCAACTTTTTTGTTGATTCTGTCAAGTAATTATGTGATTAGTATATCTTCTATACATACTGTTATATTGGATTTGATAAGCAATGTATAAAGACCCATGCCCAGagaactacactatatggccaaaagtttgtggacacctgatcatcacacttCTATGtggctcttttctctctgtctttgtcagTGATCAGTGATATCAGCTGattgtgtactgtatgtaatctTATTTTTGCTGCTGAttcttggttaaaaaaaaaaaatttatgaggggggatagagaaagagactgtgtgtgccctgagtgtgttcagttatattttacttttctgGCTTTGTATTTGATTCATATGCATTTTACCAAAATTGTTGTAGTGGGCACAgacaaatacattcaaattcatTAATTGCTCATTCCTACTAATGCATAGATGACAGAGAGCAGAGAAAAGTAAGAGCTTGGTTGATATTAGTTTACCCATGTGCAAATTTGTCAGTTGGGTAAAAGAGTGCTAACCAAGTTCAGCATTAATGCTCTGAAAAAGCAGAGACAACTCAGAAAAATCCACATGACCCAGTAAGAAGAGAAATACAACAAAGCAACAAAAGCACAACCATTTCCATTGTTAattttaaagtatatatatatatatacatatatatatatatatatatatatatatatatacactggaTATATCAGTTTTTCTGATAATAGTAGAACACTACAGTGTTTAAATACAACATATAGCATATAGCATGTACTATTACTTATAGGATATTTGCATCATAGTATACATCATAGTAAGCAACCAAGTCTGCTATTTATGGATGTATGACATTTGAGGCTATATATGTAATGAAGTAAAAGGCCAAGAGTTTGTGAACTCAGGTATGTCTagaaatcttttattttatagccTCATGTTGTGGTAGCTTGACCCAGAAGCCTGAAGACACTCCCTACAGCTTAGCTCCAAACAGACTGTGCAGTGTTGCTGCGAGACTACGCAATTAAAACACTGACTAGAAGGATCTCAGCATAACCTGAGCCTGGCATGAGACAAATTAGTTGCCATGCAATTTCAGGCCACTGTATCAACAATTTCAAGTAGATGCAGAGAGCACTGCTTCCTGATTTGAAAACTGGTCTTACATGAAGGATCATTTACATAAGTGCTTGGGCAACAGAGGATTACAGAGACTTCACAGTTAACCTGTTTCCTTGCCTATCtattaagtgttttattagGACCAAGCATTGCAGGTTCGAGAGTTTCAGGGTTTGGCATGCTGGGTCTGCACTGTAACCCAAACCTCAGTGGGATAAAACAGCCCATGGTGGGTTGGTCCATATTGTACCCAGCAGAGGGTTTCCAAATGAACCCGCACTGGTTATTTTTAGCCCAGCTTTTGTAATGTGTATagctaaaagaaaaaattgAAAAGTAGCAAATTAGACACAGGCATACCAAGTGTCCTTTGTGCAGCTGGCTAATCACAAGGTCAACCTTTAATAGAAGTTTGTATGAAGAATAGCCTTTCCTAGAATACAGGGTGAATTTTAAAGAATTCTCGATTCAGGGATAGGCTAACAAGACATAGTAGTAGTGCCCTGTAGATACTTCACAAGAGAAATTCACAAGTGTCCATTTCCAGCACAATAATTGAAGACTTTGTGAGTttacagagaaagaaatgtgctaaaaaattttttagcctaaagcaaaaaaaaaaaaaaaaaaaaaaaaacacaatacatCCTTTCCTTCAGAATGTGGCTGTCCTTTTACAGTGTCAAACTCCCATGTATGGTATGTATGTTTAATATAAGTCAGAAAGTACTGTCACGAAGGTGGCATGTGTGGATCTAGAGCTGCTGAATAATGGAGGAGGCAGTGGCTCCCATGCATGTTTCATAATGCCTGCTCTCCATGTCCATGCTTAGGGACTGGCAGAATTTGTGAGTGTCAGCTTGTCATACAGACGGGATGAGCATACACTCACTTCTGCCTGAAAGAGCATAACTCCATTTCTGCTTTCACAAGCATACAGAAGCCTCATGTGGCTCTACCTGGTTCTGTACTATAAATCTGCTTGCTagactctttctttcttgtgtcAAGGTTTTAATGGGCCCAGACATCAAACTATTACACTTAGCTGGGAGGATTATCATCTTGATTCTTTCATCGCTAAAAGACTTAGGGAACTCAAGCTTGAGCTGTTCTTGCTAATGTGCCGCCatgaaaaacaaatctgaaaataGCAATTAGAAAATAGTTTCAATTAGAAATAGCAGAATGAGAAAATGAAGTTTTAGTGCTTCTGCAGTAGTTTAGTTCATCAAATTCACAAAATCAGATTCGCAAATCTGTGAAAAGTCCTGGATTGACAATTTGCACTACTCAATTTGTGGGAAATATTATGAAGGTAAAGGTAGGTTTAGGGACAGGGTTAGCTATTGTACCTTttcttgtttgtatttttaaactgaaCAAAACCCTACCACATCATCCTTCATTCAAACTGGTACAAATATTTAATGAGAGCAGATTTCTGTAACAGTGACACAGCACCTTAAATAGTAAAGATGCCAACAGTGCAACTTCAGTTTATCCAGTTTTATGCAGATTAACATTGCAGACACTGATCATGTCTGGATTCTATAACACAATGAGATAAGAGGTCTTTACACTTATTCCCTAAAAGCAGGTCCCTCTTAGTATTAGCATCTATGAAGCAACTTAAAAACCTTGGCCTTTGAGCCCTACGCTGAGCCCTGGTTCCTGAttcatgtgtgttagtgtgtgagtgaagaaAGGCAGCACTTTAGGGAAGTATGTAATCTGTCATTCGGGATTGTTGGCTGCTGACCTCTGACTGACACACGCCCTGGTGACCTGCAGTGTGGGACAATAAAGCCATCTTAGTGTAGCTGAGCCTCTTGAGTTACATGTACTGTACCACTCAGAAGTTCACGCCAAAGGGGAGATGATGTTCACAGGTGAACAGCCTAGCCCACACAAGcatgagtgacacacacacacacacacacacacacttgtactaTCCtggtgaggaccttccattgacataattattaattgcAGCTAATTACTGCTATGCCTGCACCTAAACCCTAAGCTTAACCTCATCAACCAAAAGGACATCtactggccttttttttttttttttttttttttttgtaaataaaagcttATGTTTGGtctgtttgtcttgttttttctttgtggggaccagccaaatgtcccagaccaaaactgtcagatattcctattccTGGCACTGATGTCCAGCCTGAAGGACTGGTGCGAAGTTAGTGTTCcacttcatcccaaaggtgttcagtggggttgaggacaggactctgtgcaggacacttgagttcttccactcc harbors:
- the six6b gene encoding homeobox protein SIX6b, coding for MFQLPMLNFSPQQVAGVCETLEESGDIERLGRFLWSLPVAPAACEVLNRNESVLRARAIVAFHTGNFRELYHILENHKFTKDSHSKLQALWLESHYREAEKLRGRPLGPVDKYRVRKKFPLPKTIWDGEQKTHCFKERTRHLLREWYLQDPYPNPSKKRELAQATGLTPTQVGNWFKNRRQRDRAAAAKNRLQQQVLTNGSVTAEDGAADRLGNASSPEAGLSSQAAASAISITSSDSECDI